TATAAGGTGAAAGTATATTTGTTTTTTTCAGGTATGGTAGCAATAAATTCCTTAAACTGTGTTTTTATAGTATATATGCGTGTTTGTGGTAGCTGCGTTTGTGTAAAAAACTGGTTGTCAAGATACTCTAAGGTTTTTTCAGATATAAGGTGCAGGGTGCTTGTAGGAACAGAAAAAGCTATATGTGTTACAATTGTCGGAAAAATAAACTGTATAAAAATATAAACTACAATAATTGAAACCGCAATAAGGGCCATTATTGCTGTAACATGTGATTCAAGGTAAAAGAGTAGTGATTGAACGGTATTTTTCTTCTGGGGAGAAATTTTTGCAATCATTGAATCCACAGTATTATTGTCATGTGTTGTGAACATATCGCCATCGGGCAATATGATTTGCCGTTGGGTATTTGCTACACGGGGTGATATGGTAAGATAAGAAATATGCATTTTTTTTGTAGTGGATTCTGTTTCAATGATGATGTCCCCATTATCAAAATAGTACAAAGTAGCTGCGTGAGGGGTACTGATTCCTTTATTATACAATGTACCCTTAATATTAGAACCCGATGTCAAGGTCAAGGAATCCTCCTAATTCTTCAGCAAATGACTTGATATCTTTTTCATCCATGCTGGTAATGTCATCAAGATTGTTATTGAGTGAAATAGAAATGGAAGAATAAAAGTATTTGTTATAACGAATACGTGCCCAGGGTATTGCCAATCCTAATGAAAATAAAATGGCAAGAGCATTGGTAAAGAATATGGATATATACTTTATATAATCCATTGAACAGGATAATTGTGATTGCCCGCAGTATATACTGGATATGACGTTATTTAAAATAAAGATTTTATAAAAGGCAGAGCCAATAAAAAAAGAAATTATCAGTAACGCGTAGATGCCAAATATTGTTGCAACAATAGACGTGTCAATTGATGCAGTATTTTCAATATTTTTTTTCAGCAGTTCAAAAAATCCTGACGAACCCAGTGCTATTGCAATTCCCAGTATCACACCTGCTGATATCAGGGTAATAATTGTTGCAGCAATGAATGCAATGTAGAATATTGAAGCTTTTCCTTTATACTTTACCGGGAGTGTGCCAAAGTATACATTATTGATAATATATTCCTTTTGCTTGTAATAAATATAAGGGATAATAATTCCCAGTGTTAATGGAACCCAGATGTATATTAAAATAAAATATTTAAAAGCATCCAGATAATCACCTTTAAAAATAAAAGGGATATTTTTGTAAAGGGTATATTTACCTCTGAATCGCAGACTGTTGACAATTACCCATGGTATGATTGGCAATAATGATAGTGTAAGGATAAGATAGAGTGTTTGTGAATACTGCCCGGATAATGAATACACAACAAAAAACCCTAACGCCAACAATCTTCCTTTCAGGATATTAACAGGCATAGCAGTGTATGCAAAAGGTTCATTATCCAGGTATAAATTACCATACATATATCTGTTTGTACGTACTTTTGCCCATGCAGAATAAATGCCCAGAGTTAATACTGTAAGTAACCCGTTAACAATCCATATCTTAAAGTACTCGGATGCTTTGCCGGTGAAATGAAATGATATTATTTTACTGTCGGTATTGTTTTGTCCAATTGGTTCCACAAAAATCTCCACTAAATATAAAATTCAATGCACAGCATAATACTGTATAAATTTAAATAAGTCAAGACATAAATGATGAAATAGCACATAAACACCTGAAAACTGGTTGACAATATACGGTTTGATACTGCTCAAATACTTAAAGAGTTTATCATTAGTATTCTTTAATAAGTGCACTCTTCATTGAATGGTGGTAAAACTTTAACAGGAGTGGATGAATAGAAATATTTTAAGTAATGCAATCAGGAGGCTCATTTGAATATATCACGTAAACTCATTGTATTTAAAATTATCCCCACACGGCTTCTATCGCGGTTGTTTGGGTATTGTACTCGTATTCCTTTGCCTGCTTTTATAATGAAAAAGCTCATAAACTGGTATAGTAAAAAATTTAATGTTGCATTAGATGAGGCATTTATTCCTCCGGGTGGTTTTAGAAACTTTGATGAATTTTTCACCCGTAATCTGAAACGGGGCATGCGCTTTATACATCCTCATCCAATTGCCCTGGTATCGCCCGTTGATGCTATGGTAAGTGCATGCGGCAGCATTAAAGCCGGTCAATTAATTCAGGCAAAGGGCATCAACTATGATGTGGCGTCGCTTTTGCCGGGGCAGTTTCAAAGCCATTTTATAAGTGGTTCGTTTATTACATTATATCTTTCTCCCGGTGACTATCACCGAATACATTCACCGGTCAGTGGCACAATCGTTGGTTATCAGTATGATCCCGGAAAACTGTATACCGTACAGGACTGGCTGGTTAAAATTTTTCCCGGGCTTTTTACGGTAAATGAGCGCATAACGTCGTATATACAATCTGCTTTTGGGTTGGTGGCCGTATGCAAGGTTGGTGCAATGAATGTGGGTAGGATTTCGCTAAGCTATGCACCGGTGTTTACTAACCGCTGTTTTGCAAAGTCATATTTTTACAGGTTTGATGAAAGCAGGCGTCCTAAAATATCCAGGGGTGATGAGCTTGGTATTTTCCACTTAGGCTCCACCGTGATTGTGGTTACGCAAAAACCAGTTAGCTTTCTTCCCAATATAGAGGGTACCAAAGTACAGATGGGGCAGGTAATTGGTTATTTTTAATTTCTTACAGATAGTTTACAGGTATGGCATATACCGCATTTGAAATTGGCACAGGTTTATTGACAAGACATACTATGCAACCGCCTCCAATTGTCATACCTGTGTTTGCAAGTACAGTATAACGTAAATTGCTTATACCGGGCAATGCCGACTTTTTAATCTCAATGGGATACACAATTCCATCTTTAATGACAAGCACATCTATTTCTTTATGGTCTTTATCTCTGTAAAAATAAAATGATGGATGCAATCCATTATGCTGCCATGATTCCAGAATCTCTTCAGCAACCCATATTTCAAATATTGGGCCTGAAAAAGCATCGGCTTCAAATATGTGCGGACTTGTCCAGCCGATAAACGTTATTGCCAAATCCTTTTATTAATAATAATCCGTAGAGGGTAATAATACCAACCCTTCTTGCTAGCAATTTTACTTATTCCCTGCATACTATGAAAGTGCTGTGTGCCAGTTAACCAGATGAGATTACTCTTCTTTTGTTTATCCTACTCCATTTTGATATAGGGCAAATGGTGAGTGGCATAGTACATTTCATCAATTAATACAGGAAGTTTGAATTGTTGCAAGAAAAGAGCAGGCTCTTCTTTGGCCATTGTTTGTAGTGTGGGGAACCCAATCACACCCACCCCAAATTTTCCTTGCTCTTTTTCAATTATTAGCTACTGTGATTGGGAAACCCAATCACACCCAACCACATTTTTTCCTTGCTCTTTTTCAATTTGTTGCGTATTTTATAAATGAAGTCAAGGAGGCAATTGCGTATGCAAGAGCCTTTATGGTTATTTTTTTATGGGCGATAGTCCTTATTAAAGAAAGGAGGCCACTATGAAAGATGTAGCCGTAAAAGAAAGTGCCATTTTTAAACAGATTGAACACTGGCGGCGACAGAAACAGCAGGTGGTCGAAGATAAGGAAAAAGCTAATACGCTGCCCTTTATTACAATTTCACGGGAATATGGCTGTGGCGGATTTGATATTGCAATTAAACTGACTGATATTTTGAATAAGGAATATCATGCTACTCCAATATGGGCAGCATATGATAAGCAGATTCTTGATAAAATAACTTCGGATTTGGGATTGACACAGGCATTAACCGAAACACTGACAAATACTGCACGAAGCAAGATGACCGATCTTTTCCAGACAACATTCAGCAAATTTCCTCCACAGGTGGCTGTATATAGAAAATTAGCCGAGGTGGTACGCACTCTGGCAATCAATGGGCATGTGGTAATAGTAGGCAGGGCAGGCAATGTTATAACCCGTGGCATGCCCTATGGGTTGCATGTGCGTATTGTTGCACCAATGAGTTACAAAGTTAAGCGTATAGCAGCAAAGCTTAAAGTTACGCAAGCTGAGGCGCGGGAAATAATTGAACAGAAGGAAATGGAACGGGAAAGCTTTATAAAAAATTTCCTTAAATTTGATCCTGAGGACCCGCATAACTATGATATAGTCATTAATAACGAAAATTTTGCTTTAGATGAGATGGCGCGCTTGATCATTGATGCTATGAAGCGTAAAGGGATTTTTGCATAATACTTTGGATATGCTGACATTTCATTGTAACGACACTGCAATTATATATAATCCAGAAAAGGATACACTGCTGTGTGTAAGCAACCCTGATGGCAAAAAGCTATGGGTTAAAAAGCTTTCTGAACCAATGGCTATTCAGAATGTACTGTATGATGACCGTTTTTACTATATTGCCTGTAGAACTGGCGATACCCAGGGCATGTTTTTAACAGTAGCGCGTAGCAACGGATCCACTATGTGGTTTATCCCGGGTCGTACGTTTTTAGAGGTTTTATATAATGGTTTTTTGTATCTTATATTTGTGGATGATAATGACAGGTATTTTCTGATAAAAGTAGAACGTGAAGAAGGCACAAAATTGTGGTATCACCAGGTAGATAGTGACCTGTATTACTATCACTTTAAAGAAGACGGGATTCTGCTCCATTACGCATCGGGAAGAAAAGAAAAGATTACTTATGACGGTAAGCGTATTATATGTTAAATTTTTTTCATCAGTAACTATCGCCCAAAAACTGCTATGATGAAATTCTAAATGAAAATTAAAGTTTTACCGATAGGTATACCATAGGTGATAAATGTATATTACTAAGCAAGAGGTTGTGGTATGAAAGCAATGGGTGTACCAACTGAGGCTGCCAGCATATATAATCAGGCGCTTGCGTTGTCCAATCAGGGAAATTATGCACAGGCTATTGAAACATATATGCATGCGGTTGAAGTGTTCCCGCAATTTATTGAAGCATATAACAATATTGGCGAGATATATTCGCGAATGGGCAACAGCGAAAAAGCCATTCAGGTGTATGTAAAAGCATTGTCAATCAAGAAGAACCATAAGGTGCTGCTTAACTTAGGTGTTGAATATTACAACGCAGGTGATTATAAAAAGGCACTGCAATATTTTCATGAATCGCTACAGTTTAAAAGCGATTTTATTGAAGGCAACTTTTATGCAGGCATGGCATACTTCAATTTGAAGGATTATACTAATGCGCTGCGATTTTTTGAAGCAACGGTAGCACTTGACCATGTTCACCTTAAGGCAAATTATCTTTTAGCGTACATCTATTATGAAAATAAAGATTATGGAAAGGTAATAGAGTGCTTAAACCGCATATCCCATATTGCTGATGACAGGATGTTTATAAACAGGTATTATGGTTTTTGCTATTACCACATGGGTGATTTTAAAAAGGCAATAAAGTACCTTACCACGGCGTTAACCAGCAGCCCAAAATATGCTCAGTTTAAAGCGTATTTAGAAAGCTTAACCTATGAAAATAAGATAAAAGAAATTGGCGATATAGATGCAAAGATTAAAGAGCTTGAACACAAGATAATGAAAGAAAAACCCAACCTGTCCGAATATACCCGCCTGAGTATGCTGTATATTTTTAAGGGTCAGTATAAAAAGGCTGAGGACCTGCTTGTAGGTGTTAAAGCTAAAATGGCACGGTAACTATAAAACCCACAGTGTTGCTGTGGGTTTTTAATGCCTTATTGAATGCACATACGTTTATTTGTCAATTTGTTGTTAAAGGTACTTGACTGCGTGTGTATTATAGTGCCTTAACAGCTGCAGCCGTCGCTGAAGCCACCGCATGCATCACATCCACCGCTGTATTCAGGCTCATCGCTAATATTAACTACCTTTACGTGAAAATGAAGCGTTTTCCCTGCCAGAGGATGATTCATATCAACCACCACTTCATCGCTTGTGATTTCTTTGATTACTGCAGGGATCTGTGCACCGTTGTCCATCTGCAGGCCTATAGTCATCCCAATTTCGGGCTTAAACTGCTGCTGTACTTCTTCCAGTGGAAATGCATATAATAGATTCTCGTCATAATCCCCATAACCATCTTCGGGTGCAATAACGATATCTTTTTCCTCGTCAAGCTTCATGCCTAAAACTGCTCTGTCAAGGCCCGGAATAACCATGCCAGCTCCCGCTTGAAACTCAAAAGGTGCACCGTCTAAACTTGAATCAAACACCTGTCCGTCATCAAACTTTCCGGTGTAATGAATGGCCACATATTTACCTTCTGTTACCATAAAAACTCCTTACATATTATAATTGGTAATTGCTGCAATTTTTGTAAGTTAATGCAATAATCCTGTGGGTTAGTTGCTTTGGGCAGGTGATTACGGCATTACATGCTAACAAAAATGTAATTAATACAGCAATTATATTGCTACCACAATAAGATACTCTATGAATGTGTCAATATCAATATTTTTTTAGGAAAAATTTAGATTATTAATGGGCGATAAGGACTACCATAAAGGATGTCCCAATGTGGGACAGTGGCACAGCTTTATAGTAGCGACCGTTTATTCTTCCCCCACATGCTATCAATCGCATGTTTGATTTTTTCTTTCATACACTTCTAAATTCTATCCCTGCGTCTTTGAATTGTAAAACTGTATTGGTTTTTAATGGATCGTTGCCATTGAAAAGTTTATCAAGCGCTATTACTTTTTGTGGTTTGAGTTGTATAATACTATCAATGATTTTTTTATCTACTTTGTCCAGCATAATGACCAGTTCATTGTCATTGATGATATAATAGCCATCTTTCTTTTTCACTTTATCAGTGAGTTTTTTGCCGTTTTTGAGCATCAGTTCATAAAGCATATTTTCTTCTGTTGATTCTGGTTTTACATTATCTACAAACTTAAGAATTGCTTCCTTTATTTGTTCAGGATTTTCGGGGACAAATGGACGCCACTGCTTAAAATTGCTTTCGTCGAGTTTGAATACTTTAAAACCTAAATCATGTTTGGTTTCTTTTTGTTCTTCAAACTGAATTTCCCCTGCTTTTTTCTTTTTTTCTTCGTTTATTTCCTCCTGGA
The sequence above is a segment of the Spirochaetota bacterium genome. Coding sequences within it:
- a CDS encoding M48 family metallopeptidase, whose translation is MTLTSGSNIKGTLYNKGISTPHAATLYYFDNGDIIIETESTTKKMHISYLTISPRVANTQRQIILPDGDMFTTHDNNTVDSMIAKISPQKKNTVQSLLFYLESHVTAIMALIAVSIIVVYIFIQFIFPTIVTHIAFSVPTSTLHLISEKTLEYLDNQFFTQTQLPQTRIYTIKTQFKEFIATIPEKNKYTFTLYFRHSNFIGPNAFALPDGTFIITDDFVKLIQHKHELFTILAHETAHVVYRHGVRNILLNSGLLVIAIAIFGDVVSTTTIGLPLLLIHNGYSREFERQADSFAIDYCKKNHISGKHFVNLYKRLQQKAPVNVPSLLSTHPSDEERLSSFMAIEK
- a CDS encoding YjgN family protein, with product MEPIGQNNTDSKIISFHFTGKASEYFKIWIVNGLLTVLTLGIYSAWAKVRTNRYMYGNLYLDNEPFAYTAMPVNILKGRLLALGFFVVYSLSGQYSQTLYLILTLSLLPIIPWVIVNSLRFRGKYTLYKNIPFIFKGDYLDAFKYFILIYIWVPLTLGIIIPYIYYKQKEYIINNVYFGTLPVKYKGKASIFYIAFIAATIITLISAGVILGIAIALGSSGFFELLKKNIENTASIDTSIVATIFGIYALLIISFFIGSAFYKIFILNNVISSIYCGQSQLSCSMDYIKYISIFFTNALAILFSLGLAIPWARIRYNKYFYSSISISLNNNLDDITSMDEKDIKSFAEELGGFLDLDIGF
- the asd gene encoding archaetidylserine decarboxylase (Phosphatidylserine decarboxylase is synthesized as a single chain precursor. Generation of the pyruvoyl active site from a Ser is coupled to cleavage of a Gly-Ser bond between the larger (beta) and smaller (alpha chains). It is an integral membrane protein.) codes for the protein MNISRKLIVFKIIPTRLLSRLFGYCTRIPLPAFIMKKLINWYSKKFNVALDEAFIPPGGFRNFDEFFTRNLKRGMRFIHPHPIALVSPVDAMVSACGSIKAGQLIQAKGINYDVASLLPGQFQSHFISGSFITLYLSPGDYHRIHSPVSGTIVGYQYDPGKLYTVQDWLVKIFPGLFTVNERITSYIQSAFGLVAVCKVGAMNVGRISLSYAPVFTNRCFAKSYFYRFDESRRPKISRGDELGIFHLGSTVIVVTQKPVSFLPNIEGTKVQMGQVIGYF
- a CDS encoding DUF4143 domain-containing protein — translated: MAITFIGWTSPHIFEADAFSGPIFEIWVAEEILESWQHNGLHPSFYFYRDKDHKEIDVLVIKDGIVYPIEIKKSALPGISNLRYTVLANTGMTIGGGCIVCLVNKPVPISNAVYAIPVNYL
- a CDS encoding cytidylate kinase-like family protein; its protein translation is MKDVAVKESAIFKQIEHWRRQKQQVVEDKEKANTLPFITISREYGCGGFDIAIKLTDILNKEYHATPIWAAYDKQILDKITSDLGLTQALTETLTNTARSKMTDLFQTTFSKFPPQVAVYRKLAEVVRTLAINGHVVIVGRAGNVITRGMPYGLHVRIVAPMSYKVKRIAAKLKVTQAEAREIIEQKEMERESFIKNFLKFDPEDPHNYDIVINNENFALDEMARLIIDAMKRKGIFA
- a CDS encoding tetratricopeptide repeat protein — translated: MKAMGVPTEAASIYNQALALSNQGNYAQAIETYMHAVEVFPQFIEAYNNIGEIYSRMGNSEKAIQVYVKALSIKKNHKVLLNLGVEYYNAGDYKKALQYFHESLQFKSDFIEGNFYAGMAYFNLKDYTNALRFFEATVALDHVHLKANYLLAYIYYENKDYGKVIECLNRISHIADDRMFINRYYGFCYYHMGDFKKAIKYLTTALTSSPKYAQFKAYLESLTYENKIKEIGDIDAKIKELEHKIMKEKPNLSEYTRLSMLYIFKGQYKKAEDLLVGVKAKMAR
- a CDS encoding peptidylprolyl isomerase, coding for MVTEGKYVAIHYTGKFDDGQVFDSSLDGAPFEFQAGAGMVIPGLDRAVLGMKLDEEKDIVIAPEDGYGDYDENLLYAFPLEEVQQQFKPEIGMTIGLQMDNGAQIPAVIKEITSDEVVVDMNHPLAGKTLHFHVKVVNISDEPEYSGGCDACGGFSDGCSC